A genomic region of Caloranaerobacter sp. TR13 contains the following coding sequences:
- a CDS encoding metalloregulator ArsR/SmtB family transcription factor, translating to MQEKVEIFKALSDKNRLLIIEMLSCGELCACDIMERLNLTQPTISHHMKILGHVKLINSRKDGKWTLYKLNQETFNDLCNFINYLSSYKEKCICEDIIKKKCSEDG from the coding sequence GTGCAAGAAAAAGTTGAGATATTTAAAGCACTCTCTGATAAAAATAGGTTACTTATAATTGAAATGCTTTCATGTGGAGAGCTTTGTGCCTGTGACATAATGGAAAGGCTGAATCTTACACAGCCTACCATATCACATCATATGAAAATACTAGGACATGTAAAGCTTATAAATTCAAGAAAAGATGGAAAATGGACTTTATATAAACTTAACCAAGAAACTTTTAATGATTTATGTAATTTTATAAATTATTTATCATCATATAAAGAAAAATGTATATGTGAAGACATTATAAAGAAAAAATGTAGTGAAGATGGTTAA